In one window of Micromonospora cathayae DNA:
- a CDS encoding ABC transporter ATP-binding protein yields MLRVDDLSAWYGEARVLRGVSLTVAAGEVVTLVGRNGAGKSTLLRCVMGLHAGRSGTVTLDGRDVGRLPAHRRARLGLGWVPDDRGAYATLSVTENLTLPPTVGPDPWPLARVYEAFPALYARRDSAATTLSGGEQQMLALARVLRMGARLLLCDEPTEGLSPLLVSQVGDILRQAKAHGVTVLLVEQNLHFATGVADRHYLLAEGRVVEAMENSEVRSRERELLSYLGI; encoded by the coding sequence ATGCTGCGCGTTGACGACCTGTCCGCCTGGTACGGCGAGGCGCGGGTGCTGCGCGGGGTGAGCCTCACCGTGGCCGCCGGCGAGGTGGTCACCCTGGTCGGGCGGAACGGGGCCGGCAAGTCCACCCTGCTGCGCTGCGTGATGGGGCTGCACGCCGGCCGCAGCGGCACCGTCACCCTGGACGGTCGGGACGTCGGTCGCCTCCCGGCGCACCGCCGGGCCCGGCTCGGCCTGGGCTGGGTCCCCGACGACCGGGGCGCGTACGCCACCCTCAGCGTCACCGAGAACCTGACCCTGCCGCCCACCGTCGGCCCGGACCCGTGGCCGCTGGCCCGGGTGTACGAGGCGTTCCCCGCCCTGTACGCGCGCCGGGACTCGGCCGCCACCACCCTCTCCGGCGGCGAGCAGCAGATGCTCGCCCTGGCCCGGGTGCTGCGGATGGGGGCGCGGTTGCTGCTCTGCGACGAGCCCACCGAGGGGCTCTCGCCGCTGCTGGTGAGCCAGGTGGGCGACATTCTGCGGCAGGCCAAGGCGCACGGGGTGACCGTGCTGCTGGTCGAGCAGAACCTGCACTTCGCCACCGGCGTCGCCGACCGGCACTACCTGCTGGCCGAGGGACGCGTGGTGGAGGCGATGGAGAACTCCGAGGTGCGCTCGCGGGAACGCGAGCTGCTGTCGTACCTCGGTATCTGA
- a CDS encoding ABC transporter substrate-binding protein, whose product MRRTVGVAVVSTAALLVTGCGGGGPQSSGDGKLSGDRIVLGVLNDQSGVYLELSGKNSVKAVELAIADFKKKYGDDAVTTDITVETADHQNKPDIANTKAAEMYDRKAVDLILDVPTSSAAEKVADVAKEKKKLYFNIGAATTTLTGAKCNRYTFHYAYDTYMLANGTGRNTTEQGAKNWYVLYPNYQFGQDMERSFSAAITGAGGKVVAKDAAPFPNTSGDYSTYLLKAPTLNPKPDVLGTMQAGAELVNVVKQYNEFKLREKGVGLAVGLMFLTDIHSLTPDALAGTTYTDAWYWNFDQRNREFADRFKEATGTRPTFAHAANYSAATQYLEAVQAAGTDDADTIVDALEGKTVDDVFLRNGKIRAEDHRVVHDAYLAQVKPAAEVTEEWDYVKILKTIPAAEAFRAPSPDCRM is encoded by the coding sequence ATGCGGAGGACCGTGGGAGTGGCCGTCGTTTCGACGGCGGCGCTGCTGGTGACCGGCTGTGGCGGCGGAGGACCGCAGTCCTCCGGCGACGGGAAGCTCAGCGGCGACAGGATCGTGCTCGGGGTGCTCAACGACCAGTCCGGCGTCTACCTGGAGCTGTCCGGGAAGAACTCGGTCAAGGCGGTGGAACTGGCCATCGCCGACTTCAAGAAGAAGTACGGCGACGACGCGGTGACCACCGACATCACCGTGGAGACCGCCGACCACCAGAACAAGCCGGACATCGCCAACACAAAAGCCGCCGAGATGTACGACCGCAAGGCCGTCGACCTGATCCTCGACGTGCCCACCTCGTCGGCGGCGGAGAAGGTCGCCGACGTGGCGAAGGAGAAGAAGAAGCTCTACTTCAACATCGGCGCGGCCACCACCACGCTGACCGGCGCGAAGTGCAACAGGTACACCTTCCACTACGCCTACGACACGTACATGCTGGCCAACGGCACCGGCCGGAACACCACCGAACAGGGCGCGAAGAACTGGTACGTGCTCTACCCGAACTACCAGTTCGGGCAGGACATGGAACGCAGCTTCTCGGCCGCCATCACCGGTGCCGGTGGGAAGGTGGTCGCGAAGGACGCCGCGCCGTTCCCGAACACCAGCGGCGACTACTCGACGTACCTGCTCAAGGCTCCGACGCTGAACCCGAAGCCGGACGTGCTGGGCACCATGCAGGCCGGCGCGGAACTGGTCAACGTGGTCAAGCAGTACAACGAGTTCAAGCTCCGGGAGAAGGGCGTCGGCCTGGCGGTGGGGCTGATGTTCCTCACCGACATCCACTCGCTCACCCCGGACGCGCTGGCCGGCACCACCTACACCGACGCCTGGTACTGGAACTTCGACCAGCGCAACCGGGAGTTCGCCGACCGGTTCAAGGAGGCCACCGGCACCCGGCCCACCTTCGCGCACGCGGCCAACTACTCGGCCGCCACCCAGTACCTGGAGGCGGTGCAGGCCGCCGGCACCGACGACGCGGACACCATCGTCGACGCGCTGGAGGGCAAGACCGTCGACGACGTGTTCCTGCGCAACGGCAAGATCCGCGCCGAGGACCACCGGGTCGTGCACGACGCGTACCTGGCCCAGGTCAAGCCGGCCGCCGAGGTCACCGAGGAGTGGGACTACGTGAAGATCCTCAAGACCATCCCGGCGGCCGAGGCGTTCCGCGCCCCGTCCCCGGACTGCCGGATGTGA
- a CDS encoding branched-chain amino acid ABC transporter permease, translated as MTGFLQNTFNGLVSGAFYALLALGLAVIFGMLRVVNFAHGAFYMLGAFGAYVLLAEAGVPFWAALVIMPVGLGLLGMALERAFIHRLTRLDPLYNFLLTFGLTLILQDLVKLRYGVQSSPYATPAELSGSVDLGLFDFPTYRVFILVFAVAVCVAAWWLLGHTRVGMVVRAATERPELTRAFGIDVGRWITPVFGFGIALAALAGVLAAPMRAVNPLMGADLIIVVFAVVVIGGLGSIFGSVAAGFGIGLIQAWGEAYLSDWPILSQTIVFIVMAVVLLWRPAGLFGREEAPA; from the coding sequence GTGACCGGCTTCCTCCAGAACACCTTCAACGGGCTGGTGAGCGGGGCGTTCTACGCCCTGCTCGCCCTCGGCCTCGCGGTCATCTTCGGCATGCTCCGGGTGGTCAACTTCGCCCACGGCGCGTTCTACATGCTCGGCGCGTTCGGCGCGTACGTGCTGCTCGCCGAGGCCGGGGTGCCGTTCTGGGCGGCCCTGGTGATCATGCCGGTCGGGCTGGGTCTGCTCGGGATGGCCCTGGAACGGGCCTTCATCCACCGGCTCACCCGGCTCGACCCGCTCTACAACTTCCTGCTCACCTTCGGGCTGACGCTGATCCTCCAGGACCTGGTCAAGCTCCGGTACGGGGTGCAGTCCAGCCCGTACGCCACCCCGGCCGAGCTGAGCGGATCGGTCGACCTCGGGCTGTTCGACTTCCCCACCTACCGGGTGTTCATCCTGGTGTTCGCGGTCGCCGTCTGCGTGGCCGCCTGGTGGCTGCTCGGGCACACCCGGGTCGGCATGGTGGTCCGGGCGGCCACCGAACGCCCCGAGCTGACCCGGGCGTTCGGTATCGACGTCGGCCGGTGGATCACGCCGGTGTTCGGGTTCGGCATCGCCCTCGCGGCCCTGGCCGGGGTGCTGGCCGCCCCGATGCGCGCGGTCAACCCGCTGATGGGCGCCGACCTGATCATCGTGGTCTTCGCGGTGGTGGTGATCGGCGGACTCGGGTCCATCTTCGGGTCGGTGGCCGCCGGCTTCGGCATCGGCCTGATCCAGGCATGGGGCGAGGCGTACCTGTCGGACTGGCCGATCCTGTCCCAGACGATCGTGTTCATCGTGATGGCCGTGGTGCTGCTCTGGCGGCCGGCCGGGCTGTTCGGCCGAGAGGAGGCACCGGCGTGA
- a CDS encoding branched-chain amino acid ABC transporter permease translates to MVDDPTPGTAKRPPSALAAAGRAPRWLRYALLAVGLAVAFWLPNGLYPAVAVDILCWALFAVSVDLLLGYTGLMSFGHAAFWGTSAYVTGLVAIHLGLPFPAAVLLGALAAAALAVPIGYLAVSRTGIYFAMVTLAFAQMVYYIANEWRSVTRGENGLQGVPRDLFGLDLTDDYWFYYAALPIVLLGLAAAWRIVHSPFGRVLVGIRDNPARARALGYPVRRYKLTAFVLSGFLAGLGGGLFAVGHRFVSLDTLHWTTSGKAVIVVVLGGIGTLWGGVLGAAVLVRLEDWLSFSGFEAIGLVTGGIFVVVVLVFRRGIWGSVAALAVRWRTRRRE, encoded by the coding sequence CTGGTCGACGACCCCACCCCGGGCACCGCGAAGCGGCCCCCGTCCGCGTTGGCCGCCGCCGGCCGCGCCCCCCGCTGGCTGCGGTACGCGCTGCTCGCCGTCGGTCTGGCCGTGGCGTTCTGGCTGCCCAACGGGCTGTACCCGGCGGTCGCCGTGGACATCCTCTGCTGGGCGCTGTTCGCCGTCTCGGTGGACCTGCTGCTCGGCTACACCGGGCTGATGTCCTTCGGGCACGCCGCGTTCTGGGGCACCTCGGCGTACGTCACCGGGCTGGTCGCCATCCACCTCGGCCTGCCGTTCCCGGCGGCGGTGCTGCTCGGCGCGCTGGCCGCCGCCGCGCTCGCGGTGCCGATCGGGTACCTGGCGGTGAGCCGTACCGGCATCTACTTCGCCATGGTCACCCTGGCGTTCGCCCAGATGGTCTACTACATCGCCAACGAGTGGCGCTCGGTCACCCGGGGCGAGAACGGCCTCCAGGGCGTACCGAGGGACCTGTTCGGCCTGGACCTCACCGACGACTACTGGTTCTACTACGCGGCGCTGCCGATCGTGCTGCTCGGGCTGGCCGCCGCCTGGCGGATCGTGCACTCGCCGTTCGGGCGGGTGCTGGTCGGCATCCGGGACAACCCGGCCCGGGCCCGCGCGCTCGGCTACCCGGTCCGCCGGTACAAGCTCACCGCGTTCGTGCTCTCCGGGTTCCTCGCCGGGCTCGGTGGCGGCCTGTTCGCCGTCGGGCACCGGTTCGTCTCGCTGGACACCCTGCACTGGACCACCTCCGGCAAGGCGGTGATCGTGGTGGTACTCGGCGGCATCGGCACCCTGTGGGGCGGGGTGCTCGGCGCGGCCGTGCTGGTCCGGCTGGAGGACTGGCTGTCGTTCTCCGGCTTCGAGGCGATCGGCCTGGTCACCGGCGGCATCTTCGTCGTCGTCGTGCTGGTGTTCCGGCGCGGCATCTGGGGTTCGGTGGCCGCGCTCGCCGTCCGCTGGCGGACCCGCCGCCGGGAATGA
- a CDS encoding transcriptional regulator — MSGQRIPGEVAETARKRLAAAAEDLDSNRVAGLLMELAGQSGVGPVWDEVCVPLLTGQAGRSAPEVAVEHALSEGIRTGLDVLHRSPRAPLPPSGVLLAGAEQEHHCLGLHVLAAALREQRRGALLLGPALPWAALSSAVRRARPHTVIVWSQTPVTGRAYRLVRLGRDFPAVRVFGAGPGWIEELPAPAARLTSLTAAAAVCQLPS; from the coding sequence GTGTCGGGCCAACGGATACCGGGCGAGGTGGCGGAGACGGCGCGCAAGCGCCTCGCCGCCGCCGCCGAGGACCTGGACAGCAACCGGGTCGCCGGGCTGCTCATGGAACTTGCCGGCCAGTCGGGGGTCGGGCCGGTGTGGGACGAGGTCTGTGTGCCGCTGCTGACCGGGCAGGCCGGCCGGAGCGCGCCGGAGGTGGCCGTCGAGCATGCCCTCTCCGAGGGCATCCGGACCGGGCTGGACGTGCTGCACCGTTCGCCCCGGGCCCCGCTGCCGCCCAGCGGGGTGCTGCTCGCCGGAGCCGAACAGGAGCACCACTGCCTGGGGCTGCACGTGCTGGCCGCCGCACTGCGGGAACAGCGGCGCGGCGCGCTGCTGCTCGGCCCGGCGCTGCCCTGGGCGGCGCTGAGCAGCGCCGTGCGCCGGGCCCGCCCGCACACCGTGATCGTCTGGTCGCAGACCCCGGTCACCGGACGCGCCTACCGCCTGGTCCGGCTGGGCCGGGACTTTCCCGCCGTCCGGGTCTTCGGCGCCGGGCCGGGCTGGATCGAGGAACTGCCCGCGCCGGCGGCCCGGCTCACCTCGCTGACGGCCGCCGCCGCCGTCTGCCAACTGCCGTCCTGA
- a CDS encoding helix-turn-helix domain-containing protein gives MSVMSSPIEFLELLAREAAAVEFEGPLVAARSAGLPADRIAELEQAKVVALRVRALLERRRRRETELSGLYDTASDLAGLRDSDDVLRAIVHRARNLLGADVAYMTLNDDDRGDTYMRVTDGSVSARFQRLRLPMGAGLGGLVAQSGTPYVTANYDEDERFHHTGEIDAGVREEGLVAILGVPLRLGSTSIGVLYAANRSARPFAREEVALLVSLAAHAAVAIDTARLLAETRAALAELSAANTTIRAHSASVERAAAAHDRMTALVLRGGGVEDVAAAVTDVLGGALLALDAEGRLLARVGAIDEPERTDMVEAVAASRTEGRSVRRGRLWYAAVVAGAENLGALVLRSDDELVDADQRILERAALVTALLLLFRRTVAEAEGRVRGELLDDLIARPVADPEALRSRGRRLGVDLDAPHVLVAVGDDAIAATGQARQRVLSWATTYASTRGGLAAARDGRVVLMLPGSDAGTAARAVARDLSRVTGRPVTAGASGPATGPASLATTFREADRCLTALGALGRTGQGASTAELGFVGLLLGAVSDRGDRDVARFLTDTVGPVVDYDARRGTALVRTLEAYFGVGGSLARAAEQLHVHVNTVTQRLDRVGQLLGADWQRPERALEVQLALRLHRLRDPAR, from the coding sequence ATGTCGGTCATGTCGTCGCCGATCGAGTTCCTGGAGCTGCTCGCCCGGGAGGCCGCGGCGGTCGAGTTCGAGGGGCCGCTGGTGGCCGCCCGCTCCGCCGGCCTGCCCGCCGACCGGATCGCCGAACTGGAGCAGGCCAAGGTGGTCGCGCTGCGGGTCCGGGCGCTGCTGGAACGCCGCCGCCGGCGGGAGACCGAACTGTCCGGGCTGTACGACACCGCCAGCGACCTGGCCGGGCTGCGCGACTCCGACGACGTGCTGCGGGCCATCGTGCACCGGGCCCGGAACCTGCTCGGCGCGGACGTGGCGTACATGACGCTCAACGACGACGACCGGGGCGACACGTACATGCGGGTCACCGACGGGTCGGTCTCCGCCCGGTTCCAGCGGCTGCGGCTGCCGATGGGGGCGGGCCTGGGCGGGCTGGTCGCCCAGTCCGGTACCCCGTACGTCACCGCGAACTACGACGAGGACGAGCGGTTCCACCACACCGGGGAGATCGACGCCGGGGTACGCGAGGAGGGCCTGGTGGCGATCCTCGGGGTGCCGCTGCGGCTCGGCTCCACCTCGATCGGCGTGCTGTACGCGGCGAACCGGTCCGCCCGTCCGTTCGCCCGGGAGGAGGTGGCGCTGCTGGTCTCGCTCGCCGCGCACGCCGCGGTGGCGATCGACACCGCCCGGCTGCTGGCCGAGACCCGGGCCGCGCTGGCCGAACTGTCGGCGGCGAACACCACCATCCGGGCGCACAGCGCGTCGGTGGAGCGGGCGGCGGCGGCCCACGACCGGATGACCGCGCTGGTGCTGCGCGGCGGCGGGGTGGAGGACGTGGCGGCGGCGGTCACCGACGTGCTCGGCGGCGCGCTGCTGGCGCTGGACGCCGAGGGCCGGCTGCTGGCCCGGGTCGGGGCGATCGACGAGCCGGAACGCACCGACATGGTGGAGGCGGTGGCCGCGTCCCGGACCGAGGGGCGCAGCGTGCGTCGGGGCCGGCTCTGGTACGCCGCGGTGGTGGCCGGCGCGGAGAACCTGGGCGCGCTGGTGCTGCGCTCCGACGACGAACTGGTCGACGCCGACCAGCGGATCTTGGAGCGGGCCGCCCTGGTCACCGCGCTGCTGCTGCTGTTCCGGCGGACCGTCGCCGAGGCCGAGGGCCGGGTCCGGGGTGAGCTGCTCGACGACCTGATCGCCCGGCCGGTCGCCGACCCGGAGGCGCTGCGCAGCCGGGGCCGACGGCTCGGCGTGGACCTGGACGCCCCGCACGTGCTGGTGGCGGTGGGCGACGACGCGATCGCCGCGACCGGGCAGGCCCGGCAGCGGGTGCTCTCCTGGGCCACCACGTACGCCTCGACCCGGGGTGGCCTGGCCGCGGCGCGGGACGGTCGGGTGGTGCTGATGCTGCCGGGCTCCGACGCCGGCACGGCGGCGCGGGCGGTGGCCCGGGACCTGTCCCGGGTGACCGGCCGGCCGGTGACCGCCGGGGCGAGCGGCCCGGCCACCGGGCCGGCGTCGCTGGCGACCACGTTCCGGGAGGCGGACCGCTGCCTGACCGCGCTCGGCGCGCTGGGCCGCACCGGGCAGGGGGCGAGCACCGCCGAGCTGGGCTTCGTCGGGCTGCTGCTGGGCGCGGTCTCCGACCGGGGTGACCGGGACGTGGCCCGGTTCCTCACCGACACGGTCGGCCCGGTGGTGGACTACGACGCGCGGCGGGGCACCGCGCTGGTGCGGACGCTGGAGGCGTACTTCGGGGTGGGTGGGAGCCTGGCCCGGGCCGCCGAGCAGTTGCACGTGCACGTCAACACGGTCACCCAGCGGCTGGACCGGGTCGGGCAGCTGCTCGGCGCGGACTGGCAGCGGCCCGAGCGGGCGCTGGAGGTGCAGCTCGCGCTGCGCCTGCACCGGCTCCGCGACCCCGCCCGCTGA
- a CDS encoding 3-hydroxybutyrate dehydrogenase: MTAEPVAFPHVVQVDLTGRTALVTGGGSGIGRACALRLAAAGAAVQVVDRNVEAAKAVAAEAGGRAEGVDLADPDAVDRLDAEVDIVVNNAGLQYVAPVPEFPVERFSHLHRVMVEAPFLIVRKALPYMYARGWGRIVNISSVHGLRASAYKSAYVSAKHALEGFSKVVALEGAAHGVTANCVNPAYVRTALVESQIADQAARHGIGEDEVIEKIMLARAAIKRLIEPEEVAELVAYLCSPPAAFITGSSIALDGGWTAN; this comes from the coding sequence ATGACGGCTGAACCCGTGGCGTTCCCCCATGTCGTACAGGTCGACCTCACCGGTCGTACCGCGCTGGTGACCGGTGGTGGCAGTGGCATCGGCCGGGCGTGCGCGCTGCGGCTGGCCGCCGCCGGGGCGGCGGTGCAGGTGGTGGACCGCAACGTCGAGGCGGCCAAGGCGGTCGCCGCCGAGGCCGGCGGGCGGGCCGAGGGCGTCGACCTGGCCGACCCGGACGCGGTGGACCGGCTGGACGCCGAGGTGGACATCGTGGTCAACAACGCCGGCCTCCAGTACGTCGCGCCGGTGCCGGAGTTCCCGGTCGAACGCTTCTCCCACCTGCATCGGGTGATGGTGGAGGCGCCGTTCCTGATCGTGCGCAAGGCGCTGCCGTACATGTACGCGCGCGGTTGGGGCCGGATCGTCAACATCTCCTCGGTGCACGGGCTGCGCGCCTCGGCGTACAAGTCGGCGTACGTGTCGGCCAAGCACGCGCTGGAGGGCTTCTCCAAGGTCGTCGCGTTGGAGGGGGCGGCACACGGGGTGACCGCCAACTGCGTCAACCCGGCGTACGTGCGGACCGCGCTGGTGGAGAGCCAGATCGCCGACCAGGCGGCCCGGCACGGCATCGGCGAGGACGAGGTGATCGAGAAGATCATGCTGGCCCGGGCGGCGATCAAGCGGCTGATCGAGCCGGAGGAGGTCGCCGAACTGGTGGCGTACCTGTGCTCGCCGCCGGCCGCCTTCATCACCGGCTCGTCCATCGCCCTCGACGGGGGCTGGACGGCGAACTAG
- the ruvC gene encoding crossover junction endodeoxyribonuclease RuvC has protein sequence MRVLGVDPGLTRCGVGVVEGVPGRPCTLVAYTVVRTDPDDELPHRLLLLDRALTELVAEHRPESVAVERVFSQHNVRTVMGTAQASGIAVLAGARAGLPVQTYTPSEVKAAITGSGVADKAQMTAMVTRLLRLAEPPKPADAADALALAICHVWRGGTRSKLAAAADRVRRGGAR, from the coding sequence GTGCGGGTGCTGGGCGTCGACCCGGGGCTGACCCGGTGCGGGGTCGGCGTGGTCGAGGGCGTCCCCGGGCGGCCCTGCACGCTGGTCGCGTACACGGTGGTCCGCACCGACCCCGACGACGAGCTGCCGCACCGGCTGCTGCTGCTGGACCGGGCACTGACCGAGCTGGTCGCCGAGCACCGTCCGGAGAGCGTCGCGGTGGAGCGGGTGTTCAGCCAGCACAACGTCCGGACGGTGATGGGCACCGCCCAGGCCAGCGGGATCGCCGTGCTGGCCGGCGCGCGGGCCGGGCTGCCGGTGCAGACGTACACCCCCAGCGAGGTGAAGGCGGCGATCACCGGGTCGGGGGTCGCGGACAAGGCGCAGATGACCGCCATGGTGACCCGGCTGCTGCGGCTGGCCGAGCCGCCCAAGCCGGCCGATGCCGCCGACGCCCTCGCCCTGGCCATCTGCCACGTCTGGCGGGGCGGTACCCGCTCGAAGCTGGCCGCCGCCGCCGACCGGGTCCGACGAGGAGGAGCACGATGA
- the ruvA gene encoding Holliday junction branch migration protein RuvA, which yields MIASVRGTVTATGPDHAVVEVGGVGLAVQCAPGTLAELRVGQQARLATSLVVREDSLTLYGFADDDAKALFELLQTASGVGPRLAQAVLAVHTPDAVRKAIANADTAALTRVPGIGKKGAERLVLELRDRIGPVAVGADGAAGVTTGAWPEQVRQALVGLGWTAGQADQAVAAVAETIDGPTPPVPVLLKQAIRLLGRTR from the coding sequence ATGATCGCCAGCGTGCGCGGCACGGTGACCGCGACCGGCCCGGACCACGCGGTGGTGGAGGTCGGCGGGGTGGGCCTCGCCGTGCAGTGCGCCCCCGGCACCCTGGCCGAGCTGCGGGTCGGCCAGCAGGCCCGGCTCGCCACCAGCCTGGTGGTCCGGGAGGATTCGCTCACCCTGTACGGCTTCGCCGACGACGACGCCAAGGCACTGTTCGAGCTGCTCCAGACGGCCAGCGGGGTGGGGCCCCGGCTGGCCCAGGCGGTGCTCGCGGTGCACACCCCGGACGCGGTGCGCAAGGCCATCGCCAACGCCGACACCGCCGCGCTGACCCGGGTGCCCGGGATCGGCAAGAAGGGTGCCGAGCGCCTGGTGCTGGAGCTGCGGGACCGGATCGGCCCGGTCGCGGTGGGCGCCGACGGCGCGGCCGGGGTGACCACCGGGGCGTGGCCCGAGCAGGTCCGCCAGGCGCTGGTCGGGCTGGGCTGGACGGCGGGCCAGGCCGACCAGGCGGTGGCCGCCGTGGCGGAGACGATCGACGGGCCGACCCCGCCGGTGCCGGTCCTGCTCAAGCAGGCCATCCGACTCCTGGGCCGGACGAGGTGA
- the ruvB gene encoding Holliday junction branch migration DNA helicase RuvB, with amino-acid sequence MTGDGLISAYAQDAERDLEVSVRPKRLAEFIAQDRVRDQLDLLLQGAMRRGSPPDHILLSGPPGLGKTSLANIVAAELGSGIRVTSGPAIERSGDLAAIVTSLAEGDVLFIDEIHRIARPAEELLYSAMEDFRVDVVVGKGPGATAIPLDVEPFTLVGATTRSGLLTGPMRDRFGFVAHLDFYSPTELEALLHRSARILGVPITPDGAAEIAGRSRGTPRIANRLLRRVRDFAEVRADGVVTVETARAALTVYDVDALGLDRLDRAVLTALVDTFRGGPVGLSTLAVAVGEQSDTVEEVCEPFLVRAGLLARTPRGRVATEAAWHHLGRTPPNGTFGGGTPPVPDLFSVEPDQP; translated from the coding sequence ATGACCGGCGACGGCCTGATCTCGGCGTACGCGCAGGACGCCGAACGGGACCTGGAGGTGAGCGTCCGGCCGAAGCGGCTGGCCGAGTTCATCGCCCAGGACCGGGTCCGCGACCAGCTCGACCTGCTGCTCCAGGGGGCGATGCGGCGCGGCTCCCCACCTGACCACATCCTGCTGTCCGGGCCGCCCGGCCTGGGTAAGACCAGCCTGGCCAACATCGTCGCCGCCGAGCTGGGCTCCGGCATCCGGGTGACCAGCGGCCCGGCCATCGAACGCTCCGGCGACCTGGCGGCGATCGTGACCAGCCTCGCCGAGGGCGACGTGCTGTTCATCGACGAGATTCACCGGATCGCCCGGCCGGCGGAGGAGCTGCTCTACAGCGCCATGGAGGACTTCCGGGTCGACGTGGTGGTCGGCAAGGGGCCGGGGGCCACCGCCATCCCGCTCGACGTGGAGCCGTTCACCCTGGTCGGCGCGACCACCCGGTCCGGTCTGCTGACCGGCCCGATGCGGGACCGGTTCGGCTTCGTCGCCCACCTGGACTTCTACTCCCCGACGGAGCTGGAGGCGCTGCTGCACCGGTCGGCCCGCATCCTCGGCGTGCCGATCACCCCCGACGGGGCCGCCGAGATCGCCGGCCGGTCCCGGGGCACCCCCCGGATCGCCAACCGGCTGCTGCGCCGGGTGCGCGACTTCGCCGAGGTCCGGGCCGACGGGGTGGTCACCGTGGAGACCGCCCGGGCCGCGCTGACCGTGTACGACGTGGACGCCCTCGGGCTGGACCGCCTCGACCGGGCGGTGCTGACCGCGCTGGTGGACACGTTCCGGGGTGGCCCGGTGGGGCTGTCGACCCTGGCGGTGGCGGTCGGCGAACAGTCGGACACGGTGGAGGAGGTCTGCGAGCCGTTCCTGGTACGGGCCGGGCTGCTGGCCCGTACGCCTCGGGGCCGGGTGGCGACCGAGGCGGCCTGGCATCATCTGGGGCGTACCCCGCCGAATGGTACATTTGGCGGCGGTACCCCTCCCGTGCCCGATCTCTTCTCCGTCGAGCCTGATCAGCCGTGA
- the yajC gene encoding preprotein translocase subunit YajC: MFYAAEGGGGAGGLTPILMIALLFGVMYFMMIRPQQKRRKEAESMQSSLAPGDEVVTIGGLYGTVTRVDDDTVSLEVAPGVETRYARPAVARVVAKADKGEPTESVIEDTPVKE; the protein is encoded by the coding sequence GTGTTTTACGCAGCAGAGGGCGGTGGGGGAGCCGGCGGTCTGACGCCGATCCTCATGATCGCTCTGCTCTTCGGCGTCATGTACTTCATGATGATCCGCCCCCAGCAGAAGCGCCGCAAGGAAGCCGAGTCGATGCAGTCCTCGCTCGCCCCGGGCGACGAGGTGGTCACCATCGGCGGGCTCTACGGGACGGTCACCCGGGTCGACGACGACACGGTGAGCCTCGAGGTCGCCCCGGGCGTCGAGACCCGGTACGCCCGCCCGGCCGTCGCCCGCGTGGTCGCCAAGGCCGACAAGGGCGAGCCGACCGAGTCGGTCATCGAGGACACCCCGGTCAAGGAGTGA